From a single Sorghum bicolor cultivar BTx623 chromosome 5, Sorghum_bicolor_NCBIv3, whole genome shotgun sequence genomic region:
- the LOC110435608 gene encoding uncharacterized protein LOC110435608 codes for NGYINELVYVEQPPGFEDPRYPKHVYRLSKALYGLKQAPRAWYERLRDFLIEKGFKIGKVDTTLFTKKMNGKIFICQVYVDDIIFGSTNEDFCKEFGDLMSKEFEMSMIGELSFFLGFQVKQMKEGVFISQEKYTQDLLKRFKMMDCNPIKTPMASNGHLNLDEGGNQIDKTLYRSMIGSLLYLTASRPDIMFSVCMCARYQAMPMESHLIAVKRILRYLKYTPCLGLWYPKGARFQLVGYSDSDYAGCRIDRKSTSGGCHFLGRSLVSWMSKKQNSVALSTAEAEYIAAGACCAQILYMKQTLLDYEVVLDKVPLLCDNESAVKLANNPVQHTRTKHID; via the coding sequence aatggatatattaatgagcttgtctatgttgagcaaccccccggttttgaagatcctaggtaccccaagcatgtctaccggttgtccaaggctctctatggtctcaagcaagctcctagagcttggtatgagaggcttagggacttcctcattgagaagggcttcaagattgggaaagttgacacaacactcttcaccaagaaaatgaatgggaaaatcttcatttgccaagtttatgttgatgatattatttttggctctactaatgaagatttttgcaaggaatttggtgatttgatgtccaaggagtttgagatgtccatgattggcgagctatccttcttcctaggatttcaagtcaagcaaatgaaggaaggagtcttcatatctcaagagaagtatactcaagatcttctcaagaggttcaagatgatggattgcaatccaatcaagactcccatggcatcaaatgggcatctcaacttggatgagggaggtaaccaaattgacaagactctctatcgctccatgataggaagtctactctacctcaccgcatctaggcccgatatcatgtttagtgtgtgtatgtgcgctagatatcaagcaatgcctatggaatctcacttgattgcggtcaagagaattcttaggtatctaaaatacacaccttgcctaggtttgtggtatcccaaaggtgcaagattccaacttgtaggctattccgattcagattatgccgggtgccggattgatagaaaaagcacatccggagggtgccacttcctaggtagatctcttgtctcttggatgtcaaagaaacaaaatagtgttgccttgtcaacggccgaggcggaatacattgccgccggtgcttgttgtgcacaaatactctacatgaaacaaactttgctagactatgaagtagtactagacaaagtacctttgttgtgtgacaacgaaagtgccgtaaaacttgcaaacaacccggttcaacacacccgcacaaaacatattgac